The following nucleotide sequence is from Paenibacillus andongensis.
CGGGCTGTACCCAGTAGTACGAGCCAACAATCGGAATAACCAATGCCTGTCCGATGACCAGGGTTTGGCTGGGGGTCATCTCATTGGCTGTTGCGATCGTATCCACCGACACTCCGTACGTTTGGGCAATCCGATATAACGTCTGTCCCTTCTGGACAACGTGGATTTGCATAAGGATTCCTCCTTTTCTTCGTAAGCAAAGGCATGAATTCCGAGCCTACTTTTTTCTTTACCTTATTCGAAGGGAAGGGGATGGGTGTATGTCTACTGGAAAATGTCTACAAGAAAAAAGAAAGAACTCGATTGACATCCATGCCGTACTGCGGCAGGGAGAATCGAGTTCTAGAGGCTATAGACCTTGCTGCCTAAGGAGCTGAGCGGTCAGCGCAGGATGCGAGATAGGGAAGTGGTGCGCAGCCTCTATCTCCACCATGCGCTCGGAGCGAAAGCGCTCCGGCAGTTGGTACAGCCGATCCTGGGTTCCCCACAGGATCGATGTTTGGTGAAGCAGCCGCGCATTGGGCTGCAGTGTGAAGCTCTCTGCGCGCGTCAGCGCAGAGAGGGTCTCCGCAGTCGTCTTCCGCACACGCGGCGACTGCAGCTCGGCCAGGACATAAGTGACATACGCGGGCGGTATGTCACTTATGTCCGTGAAGCAGCTCTGCGCCAGCAGCTGCTTCCGCAAGCTGGCCGCGCGCAGCATGCGCAGCGCGGCTTCGTTGATTCGCGCGCTGCGGTATCTCCGCGCAGCGCTGTGCAGAGCAGGCTGCAGCAGATGCAGCCTGTGGATCTGTTCCGGTACGCGAGCGTAGGCGTGGGCGGCGAGCAGTCCGCCCAGCGAGTGCCCCACGAGCGTAACCGGGGCCTTGAAAGACCGAATCGCCTGGACAAGCGATTCGATATGCCCTTCTATCACATCCGCACCGTGGTGATAGGGCGAACGGCCGAAGCCTGGGAGATCGACCAGGCAGACGGCATGCTCAGGGAATTGCTCAGCCAGCGGGAGCAAGCAGTCAGCTCCGCTTAGAGTGCCATGAACGAACAAGATCGGAGCCTTCCCTTTGTCTGATCCCGCCCGTTCCAGCGTAGCTAAGGGCCCTCTTTTACCCCGCATATATCCTTCTGCTTGAGGGTTGGAATGAACGAGACGGAAGTCGAGATCCGAGATGATGTGCGGCATTATCGAGGCGTTTACCGCGTGGTCCAATCCGTACTTTTGCTGCATGTCTTGTGCGGCTGTTAGGGGATAGGCCTGATTGACATCCACGATGAAATCGAGGGATTCCTTAGGAATTCCGATTTTCCGTCCAAGCGGGCTCCCCAGAACCTTCGACAACAATTTAGGTGAGATGGCTCCCCATGGTTTACTGACACGAAGTTCCTTGGTTATGCCCGACACGAGCTCCGTTATCGAGGGACTTTGCTTCTTTTCATCCAACAAGTAGTAGGTTTGACTAACAGGATTTGATTCCTTCGCCAGAGCGCTAATGAATTCAGCGGCGTGATTGACATGAAAGAAGGGCAACCAATGGGAGTTACCACCGGGTGTGATACTCATCAACTTTCGCGCTGTGGCACGTACGAGAATACCGAGCCCGCCGGTTTGGGGGGTATCCCCGTGCTCTGAGCTGCCAATCAGAACGCTTGGATGGACGACAGACAGAGGAATACTTAGCTGTTTCGCTCCTTGGCGAATGCGCAAATCAGCTAGAAATTTCATGGCCTCGTAAGGAGATTCCTGTTCTAAACTAGCGATGATAGGTGCTGGATTGTGGAAATTATCATCGGTAAAAGGACTTTTGAAGCCGACAATATGGATGAAGTGCTGCAAGCCTTTGCTCATTTGAATTTGCGAAGCCAAGTTTAGCATTTCCTCAGCGGCTTGCAGGAAAACCGCACGGGCCTCGGACTCCCCGATCCGAATATCCATCGGTCCACCCGCGTGAATGATCACATCTGCCGTCAGCACTGACGCCATGTCAGAAGCGCTTAATCCAAGGCCGGGCAAGCTTAAATCTCCTATCACCGGGAATATTCGCTCATTTCCCGCGCTAGTTTCCCTCTGACCATTACCAATGAACCTGTCCAGCTGTTTGCGGATTTGCTCCCATCGAGCTTTGGAACGAACGAGCACCGAAACGGTATAATCCTCACGGGATAGCTGCTCTAAAGTTTGTGTTCCTATGAACCCTGTACCGCCTGTGATGAAAATATGTGTCATCTAAATGGCCTGCCTCTCGTTATTGATTAGTACTAAATAGTACTAATCATGATTAAAAAAATTACTTTAGCAACAAGGCTAAAGTAGAAAGAGTTTGATTGAGCATGGCTGGATCTTGGCTAGCATGCTGCAGGAACAACCCGCCTTCAATCGTTGAGACGATCAATTGAGCCGTGGCTTTTGTCGGCAGGGTGGATGAAAACTCCTTGTTATGAACACCCTCGACGAGCAGTGCTTCCACCGTATGCATTTGGTCCCGGAAAAAAACGCTCACTTTCTCTCTAAGAGCGTCTGCATCTTGCGGCATCTGTGTGTACAGGGTGAGAAACGGGCATCCGCCTAAGGAAGTCCATTCTAGTCCTGTCAGCACTTGTAAGAGAGCAGAGAAACGCTCCTGCACACTTAATTCCGAACGTGAAACAGTCTTCTGAATCATATCGTTATAGGTGTGTATAAGTTGTTCGAGAATTGCGGCCAACAGGTCTTCTTTACTTTTGAAATAATAATAAATATTCGTTTTGGACACTTTGCTCACGGTAACGATTTCGTCCATGCTGGTTGCTAAGTAGCCTTTTGTCAAGAACAAGTCCGTTGCCACTTGAATCACTAGATCACGGTTGGTTAATTTCTTTTGCTTTTTCATAAATAGTACTATACAGTACTAAAAATCAGTTGTCAAATCCGACATGTATATCTTACATTCGAAAGAAGATAATAGCATTATTGGAAACTGATTCTTAAGGATGCTGCACATGAGAACGAAGCCACGCCGTCAAATTGCTTTTGTCGGATTATTAGGGATTACCCAATTGCATTTGCGCAATCCACTTATTATTGCATGGTGGTCCGCAGCCTTTCCGGGCTTTGGTCATTTACTGCTCTCCAAGTACTTTCGCGGCTTTACCCTCATTGGATGGGAAATGTTGATTAATACTCAGATGCATTTGAACGAAGCGATCGTATACACCTTCACAGGTCAATTCGATCAGGCCAATGAGGTGCTGAATATTCGGTGGATGTCACTCTATGCGCCTGTTTATTTATTTGCGATCTACGACACTTATCGAACTTCCGTGGATTTGAATCATCAATTTATTTTAGCTAAAAGGGAGAATGCCCCGATTGATTGTTTTAAAATGTCCGGTATGGAAATTAATTACCTAGATAAGCGCTCGCCATGGCTAGCGATGATCTGGTCCCTGTTAATGCCGGGAATAGGCCAGCTTTACTCCCATCGGATTATCAATGCTTTTTTTATACTTGTAACCTGGATTTCGCTTTCCTATTTATCTCATTTGCTCCAAGGAATCCACTATTTACTCATGTGGGACTTAACACAGTCGGCTCGTGTAGTTGAAATGCATTGGCTTATATTTTTACCTTCTGTGTATGGTTTTTCCGTCTACGATGCTTATATAAATACAGTAGAATATAACAAGCTGTTTGATCACGAGCAGATTAGTATGCTGCAAGAGAACTATCAGCATCCCCAATTTCCATTTCCTAAATCTTCGCTTCGAAAATGAGGGTTCCACCATGCATGTAATAGCATCATTTGAACATTCGATCTATTTGGAGCTGGCGATTACTGCTCTTGAAGAGGCGGGTATTCCAAAGGAGCACATTTATGCTGTTTCTTTGCAAGGGAGACCCAACAAACCAAAGATGTTCGACACGATCCATCGCTCCGATGGCGTTAGTTTATTTGATGCTGGGACAGTCCTAGCAACAGCGCTCACGGTAATTGGCTCTACCTATGGCTTTATTTTAAAAGGAGGGGCCATTCTTTGGGGCCTTATTGGTGCAACTGTGGGCTTCACCATCGGGTTCTTCATTGATATTGCTCATAAAAAAAAGAAGAAAGCGAAAACAAATCTCCCATCCCGAAACAAAATAACGGAAGTTGTGGTGCTCGTCGCTTGCGATAGAGAAGAAACCAAGCAAATTCAGGATGTCTTCTGGGAGCATCATGCCTTTGGAGTAGCTATATGTGAATGAAGTAAAAAAGATAGACCCGTGCCGAGCTAACGCTCGAACGGGTTATTTTTGATTTGTTGGGGTAGGTGGTAAGGCATAAGCTGTGGATTTGCTGAGTTGAGTGAGAGTGTGGAGAGAATGAATAATTATTTGGTGAGTGACTATGCTTCCTTGGTTTGTTTGTTGGAGTGAGAATGTGTGTGTATGTGTATGTGTATTATGCAGCCAAGTTGTACAACGTACAACATTCCCCCCTGCCAAGCAAACGAATGCTTAAACATTTACGGCTAGAGCGTTGTAACGCGCTTAGCATATGCCAATGCATTTGGTACTATTGGTAAATAGTACTATCTGGAATGGAAAATTTCTCCTATACTAAGAAACAAGAGCAAGACATTAAAGCGTTGCGGCAGCAACCACAGGGGGCTTTTTGAGATGATGGATCATCGGAGACGGAATACGACAGCATTTACTTTTATGGCATGGGCATCTTTCATTGGGGCATTCCTGGCGATGTTCATCGGGATTTATACGTTGGAAGAATCACTGAGTGTTAAAGGTTATTTTGCCGTATGCGCGTTATTCCTCACGATGTCGGCTTTTGTTTTACAGAAGGTCATTCGTGATAATTTAGAGGATGGTTATGGTTCGCGCAAACGTAATACAGCAGCTTTTACTTTCTTGGCATGGAGCTCGTTCGCTCTAGCGCTTCTGGGTATGTTTATCGGGATTATTAACCTGGAGCAGCTGCTTTCTGTCAAAGGTTATTACGCGGTTACGGCCTTATTCCTGACGATGTCTTCCTTTGTTCTCCAGAAAACAGTACGTGACAACAACGATGATGAGCTCCTGCATCCAGTTGAAAATAAATTAGAAAATAAATTTGAAGAGCTGTAGTCACAGCACTTTCCCAAGAAGCTTAGTTCATCATCGATGAACTAAGCTTTTTTCAATTTCTTCCTATGTGACTAAAGGGGATAGCAGGAACGCGAATGATATTGCTATAATGTCGTCAAGGGATTGGTCAATACGAAGATATAGGGGTAAATCAGATGAGATCATGGAGTCGACTTATACTAAGCATTAACCGCAGCTTCAGGGTAAAACTGATTCTCAGCCTATCCGTCATCATTTTGCTGACTTTCGGCGTAACGGGCTATTTAACGTATCGTTATAATTTGTCGCTGTTTGAGGAAGAAATCAGTAAGCAGTTTTCGAGTACGAATGAAGAGGCATTGGCGAAGATGGACCTGAAAGTACAGGAGGTTGTACGGATCTCGCAAACGGTTGTATTTAATCCTGAAATCGAAAAGGTCATCACACGGATCAATTCGAGCGAAGATTCCGATCCATTTAATCTGTATTACAATAAAAAACAAATCGAAGAACAGATTTTCCAGATCAAATCGGATGCGCCCTACATTACTGGCATGTACTTATATGATCTCAAAGGGAATCCTTCTTATTTCAGTTATACGACCTCGGCCATTAATATCCCGAGCGAGAGCGTATTCAGCACAATCCGATCCAAAATCAACGACACTTACGGGGACCTCGTATGGATTAATATGCCATTGTCATCCTCCGTTGAACCAAGCGGGTTCAGAAACACAATCATTGTGGCCCGATGGATGAAAAATAGTGCTTTGAATACGTATGGTGTGCTCGTGATGGCTTTTGACGAGTCGTTCTTCTCAGGTTCTCTCAAAGAACTGACGAAGAATGGAGAGGGCGAAGTTTATTTGTTCAACAAAAATAATGAGCTGTTATTTAGCAATTCGCCGAAGAGCTCGGTTGATAAACAGGAACGGCTGAAAAATTTGAATCAAACGCAGGTCATGGATCATCATCTGTTCGTTCAAGGACAGTCGAAAGTGACTTCTTTCAAGCTGGTCAGCGGAACTTCGCTTACGGCTATCCAAAGCAAGAATCGAGATTTATTTCAGAAAATCGTCTACTCTGGCCTGATCAGCATCCTTCTCACCAGTGTGTTGATTGTACTCTCCACGGGCAATCTGCTGCGGCCGCTCAAGGATTTGCTGCAGGGTCTGCGCAAGGTAAGATCGGGCGATTTCGATACGCGCATCGAGATTCGAACCAAAGATGAGCTGGCTTATATCGGAGAGAGCTTCAACGCAATGGCCGAACAAGTCGGAAGGTTGATTAAGGAAGTGTATTTAACCCAGTTAAGTGAGAAGGAAGCGGAGCTTAAAGCGCTGCAGGCCCAACTGAATCCACATTTTCTGCATAATATGTTTAACGAAATTTATTGGAAGCTATATTTGCAAGACGAGATTGAAACGGCAGCTTTAATCGCGGCTATATCGGAGATGCTCAAGTATTCGTTGATGCCTGTGCGTACTCTAACCACTGTGCGGGAAGAATTTCAGCAGATCCGTAACTATTTAAAGGTACAGAAAGAACTGTTTGAAACGGACTTGGAGACGATCATTCAAGCGGATGATGACGTTCTGAATGGCCAAGTTATGAGGTCGCTGCTCCAGCCATTGGTAGAAAATGTGTTTATGCATGCCTTTCGCAACAAAGTGTCGCATAAGGTATTGTTAATTAAAGCAAGCAGTCGCGATGGCTTTCTGGAGATTGAAGTAACGGATAATGGTTGCGGTATGGACGAGGTGGCTATTTCGCAAATATTGGGCTTTGATGGATCATCTTTGCCGCAGCGTTCAGATGGGCGAGAAAGTCTCGGGGTTCGCAGTGTTGTAAGGAGGATCGAGCTGGTATATGGTACGCCTTATCGTTTGGAGATTAATAGCGTGATTGAAAGCGGTACCACTATGCGCCTTGTTTTGCCTTTTGTAAACCATGTTGAGACAGGAGGTTCAGTAGCATGAGAATCGGGAGAGTATTGATTGTGGAAGATCAGCCGAATTTTCGAAAAGGGCTGATGAAGATGTTAGAGAGCAGAGAATTGGGTTGGGAAGTGGTTGGCGAAGCTAGCAACGGGCAGGATGCCTTAGTGCTGCTGGATGAGCTTAAACCTGATTTGGTGTTGACCGATATCCGAATGCCCATCATGGACGGGATCGAATTCGTAGGGCATTTGCGACAGAGCCATCCCGACATGCTTGTCATCATTTTGACGGGATACAAAAATTTCGAGTATGCACAAGCGGCTGTTCGACATGGTGCGCTGGATATTCTGATCAAACCATGCACGGAACAGGATGTACGTCAAGTGATGAATAAGGCATCCGAGCGATTCTATACGAAATATGCGCAACAGCAAAAACAGCAAGCGCAGCTGCGGCTCCAGCAAGATCAGGAACTTCGAGCGGCTTTACTGGACTTACCTTATGAGAAGAGCGTAGCAGCAAGGCTAACGGACGGTCTGGCTGGTAAAGAGCTGTGGCTTCTGCAAATGAACAGTGAGGATTTGGCAAATAAAGCGTATGGGAAAAGCGATACGAGTCTGCTGCAGTTTGCGTTCTCCAATATCGTCCTAGAGCTGCTGAATGGAGCGGGGCTGGAGGCGCAGCTTCTATTGGTGGAGCATGACAGTTTTGTACTTGTTTCGGCACAACATGGTTTTGAGGAGAGCTTGCAAGAAGCCATTCAAAGTGCTTCCTTCGAGTATTTGAAATTTCGCTTGCATATCATTTCCATGGGGATTGGCCCTTCTGCTAATGCGTTAGCGGATTTGTATAACTTGACCAAAGGGATTGTCTACGAACCTGTTAACAGCCTTCCTGAGAGTGGAAGCGAAGCAGGATCCGGGATCACATTATCGCTGAACCAGGCAAGGGTTAGAGAGATGGAAGTTCAACTGATGTCCGCCATTCTGGTCGGTCAGGAGGACAGTCTTCAGGTTCTTTTGGATCGGGTGCTGGCAGAGTTGGCTCTTTCATCGCCAGAGGAAATGCGAATAGGAGCGTTATCTCTCTCCATTGCTTTGCTTGGAACGATACAGAAGCAATTTGATCCAGGCGATAACCATGCGCTAGCCAGGATTCCTAACGAGATGCCGCAGACGCATTGGACCTCTGAAGAAGTCCTTCAATGGGCGGCCGAGCAAGTGAAGAGCTTCCAGCAGCAATTTAACAACTGGCAAGCGGCCAGAAGTGACAATCTGATTGAGAGAGCCGTCAAGTACATTGAGGAGCACTACAATGAAGAATGCCGCTTGACCGATGTGGCCTCGCATATTCATTTAAATCCGAGCTATTTCAGCGTTGTATTTAAGAAAGCAACAGGGGAAAGCTTTACGCGCTTCGTCACCCGTTTCCGTATGGATAAGGCGGCTTTGCTGCTCCGAAATACCGATATGAAAATATTCGAGATCGCTTCCGCCATCGGGTTTGATGAGCCGAATTATTTTACGAATGTCTTCAAACAGCAGTTCCAGATGTCACCCAAGGAATATAGGAATGGCAAAGCGACACTATAAGGTTAAGAGTTTTAGGAGGATACTTTGCCGCTCCCATTTCTTCGTCCATGAGTTTTTTTGTAAAAGGCATTGCGGTTGAAAACAATATGTTGTACTATCGGATTAAGCGCTTAACCTTGTGAGATTAAGCGCTTAACCTTTATCGTGAAAGGAAGATGGTCATGAGTACGATTCGACTAACGATGGCACAAGCGCTGCTGCGTTTTCTGGACCAACAGTACGTGTCTGTGGATGGACAAGAGACCAAGTTTGTACGTGGTGTCATGGGGATTTTCGGTCATGGCAATGTGACAGGACTTGGAGAAGCCTTGGAACGGAGCGCAGGCGACCTTACTTATATACAAGGCAAGAATGAACAAGGGATGGTCCATGCCGCGGCGGCTTACGCCAAACAGCAAAACCGTCGGCAAATCTATGCCTGCACGACATCGATTGGACCCGGTGCTCTGAATATGGTGACCGCCGCGGCAACAGCGACAGTCAACCGGATTCCGGTGCTGCTGCTGCCAGGAGACAATTTTGCCTCAAGACAGCCGGATCCAGTGCTTCAACAACTTGAGGTAGTGGGTGATTATACCGTGTCGGCTACCGATCCTTTCAAATCAGTCAGTAAATATTGGGACCGGATTGTTCGCCCAGAGCAGTTGATGAGCGCGGCTATTCAGGCGATGCGAGTCTTGACTGACCCTGCAGAAACAGGAGCAGTTACCTTAGCGTTACCCCAAGATGTTCAGGCAGAGGCGTACGATTATCCGGAAGCCTTTTTCGATAAGAAAGTCCACTATCTAGATAGACGTCCACCAGCAAGAGAAGCAGTGAATCGCGCTGTGGCCTGCATGGCAGGCAAACAGCGTCCGTTGATTATTGCAGGTGGCGGAGTCCTTTATGCCGATGCGACGAAAGAGTTAATGGCATTTGCAGCTGCTTTTGGGATTCCTGTAGCAGAAACGCAAGCAGGTAAAAGCTCGTTGCCTTGGAACCACCCGCTGAATGTTGGCGCTATCGGTGTTACGGGCGCGCTCGCAGCGAATGTGCTGGCGAAGCAAGCAGACCTGATTATCGGCGTAGGGACGCGGTATTCTGATTTTACAACAGCATCTAAATCGGCTTTTGCAAATCCGAAGGTGCAGTTTATTAATATAAATGTCAGTGGGTTTGATTCCTCGAAATTGAGCGGGATCGGCATTACGGCTGATGCGAAGGAAGCGTTAAGTGCACTGAAAGATGCTTTGACGGCGCAGCGTTATGTTAGCGGTTACGAGAACGGTTACATAGGTTCTTTGAAGGCGGAGTGGGATGGCGAGGTTGACCGTTTGTACAATGCGGAATGCGAAGAAGGCTTTGCCCAAACTCGTGCGCTTGGGGTCATTAATCAAACGATTGATCCTTCAGCTGTTATTGTTTGCGCAGCGGGGAGCTTGCCGGGGGATTTACACCGCTTATGGCGTTCATCGGAGCCTAAAACCTATCATATGGAGTATGGTTTCTCTTGCATGGGTTATGAAGTTAGCGGTGCTTTCGGGGCAGCGTTGGCTGAGCCGAATCGCGAGGTCTATGCCGTGGTTGGTGATGGAAGTTATTTGATGCTTCACTCTGAGATGGTTACAAGCCTTCAAGAGGGCCGGAAATTCACTGTACTGCTGTTCGATAATCATGGCTTCCAATGCATCCATAATCTGCAAAGGGGTCACGGCAGCGACGGTTTCGGGAATGAGTTTCGATATCGTGAAGCCGCTACGGGCAAGTTGACAGGCGGATATATGCCGATCGATTTCGCAGAGCATGCTCGCAGTTTAGGCGCGAAGGCGTACAAAGCAAATACACCTGAAGAACTAAAGGAAGCGCTGCTTAAAGCGAAGGAAGAAACCGTCACAACGCTGATCGAAATTCCTGTTGTTCCGGGAACCAACACACAGGGTTATGAATCCTGGTGGCAAGTAGGTGTACCAGAGGTTTCCGAGAGCGAGAAAGTGGTTGCAGCGCACGAAGAGATGAAGAAAAACATCCAAGCGGCGAGACCCATTTAACGATAAGGGGAGGGAACAGATCTATGAAAGACCTGCCATTTAAGCTAGGTATTCATCCCATTAATTGGGTGGGAGAAGACGTCAAAGAACATGGCGCGGATACCACATATGAACAAATTTTAGATGATATTCAAGCGTTGGGGCTGAAAGGTACCGAGATGGGCCGCAAATATCCGACCGATATTGCGGTGTTGAAGCAGGAACTGGATAAGCGGGGGATAGGCCTCGTGTCACAGTGGAAATCCGTGCTATTCTCTGATCCTGCTTACAGGGACGAGGAATTGAAAGCCTACAGGAAGCATGCCGAGTTTCTCAAAGAAATGGGCAGTACGGTCATCAGTACAGCGGAAGTTGGGGGCTCGCTCCACTTCGACCCGCGCCGCTCCCCGAACGAGAAGGAAGTTCTTCGTCTGGATGAAGCCGGCTGGCAAAGCTTAGCCGAAGGACTGAACCTTGCGGGAGCCATCGCGCAGGAGTACGGCCTGAAGCTGACGTATCACCACCATGGCGGAACGGTTGTTGAAAGTCCGGAGGAAATCGATAAGCTGATGGAACTCACGGATCCTTCTCTGGTGCACCTGCTTTTTGATACCGGTCATGCCTATTATGGCGGGGCGGACCCGCTCACTGTGCTGCGCAAGCATGAGAAGCGGATTGCTTATATTCACTTGAAGGATATCCGGCAAGCCGTGTTAGATGAAGCGCGCGCCGAACAGGTGGACTTCGTGACTTGTATCCGCAAAGGGGTGTTTACCGTTCCCGGTGATGGCTGTATCGACTTTGCGCCTATTTTTGAGGAGCTGCTGACACAAGGATATGCAGGGTGGGCGATGTTGGAGGGCGAGCAGGATCCGGCTGCACACAACCCTTATGAATACGCGAAGCAAGCACTCCACTATATAGAATCCCTTATTCCACCAGAAAGAAGGTAACGATCCTATGACCTATGTTTCCTTTCCGCAGTCGAAGCCGCTGGATTTTGTAGCCATTGGCAGACTATGCATAGATTTGAATGCGAATGAAATTAATCGTCCCATGGAAGAGACCATGACTTTTACCAAATATGTCGGGGGTTCACCCGCTAACATTACGATTGGCATGGCCAGATTGGGCATGAAAACGGCCTTTATTGGCAAAATCGCCAACGATCAAATGGGACGTTTCATCACTGATTATTTAGAGCGGAACAACATCGAAACCACGAATGTCGTGACAGATCATACCGGCGCGGTTACTGGACTAGCTTTTACAGAAATCAAAAGCCCAACAGAATGCAGCATCCTTATGTATCGTGACAATGTGGCTGACCTGCTGCTAACACCGGCCGAAGTGCAAGAATCACTGATTGCTGAAGCGAAGGTATTGCTGATCTCTGGTACAGCCCTTGCGCAAAGCCCGTCCCGCGAAGCTGTCTTTCAGGCGCTGGAATACGCGAAGAAGCATGGGGCTGTCATCATTTTTGATCTGGATTACCGCCCATACACATGGACGACTCCGGAAGAAACGGCTGTCTACTACAATCTGGCTGCCGAGAAATGTGACATCATTCTGGGTACCCGTGAAGAATTCGATATGATGGAACGTTTTGAGAACAACCCTGAGAAAAATGACCGTATCACGGCTGCGAAATGGTTCGATTACTCGGCCAAGATTGTCATTATCAAACATGGCAAAGAAGGTTCAATCGCTTATACGCCTGATGGTGTTGGTCATCGTGCCAAGAGCTTCCCGGCTAAGGTGATCAAAACTTTTGGTGCCGGCGATTCTTATGCGGCTGGCTTTATTTATGGCATCATGCAAGGTTGGACAATTGAGAAAAGTATGGAATACGGCAGTGCCGCAGCTTGTATCGTGATTTCGAGTCACAGCTGCTCGGATGCGATGCCGACGACGGATCAAGTAAATGACTATATCGAGCGCTGCAACCGCGGTGAAATTACAGCATCTTAATGAATTCGAACTACTAAAGGAGAGTCCACATATGACAACAACTTTGAAAAACTGGATCGGCGGCGAATGGATCGCTTCAACATCCACACAAACAGAACCGGTTTATAACCCTGCAACAGAAGAGATTCTTGCACATCTTCCAATTTCTACGAAAGATGATGTGGATCATGCGGTTCGTACGGCACAAGAAGCTTTCCAAACTTGGAGCCGCACACCTGTACCACGCAGGGCTCGCGTATTGTTCAAATACCAACAGCTGCTGGTTGAGCATTGGGATGAGCTGGCGCGGATCGTTACGCAAGAAAACGGCAAAAGCTACAATGAAGCTTACGGAGAAGTGCTTCGCGGCATCGAGTGCGTAGAATTCGCTGCTGGGGCTCCATCGTTAATGATGGGCAAACAGCTTCCGGATATCGCGTCCAATCTTGAATCTGGTATGTACCGTTATCCGATCGGTGTAATCGGTGGTATCACACCGTTCAACTTCCCCATGATGGTGCCTTG
It contains:
- the iolE gene encoding myo-inosose-2 dehydratase, coding for MKDLPFKLGIHPINWVGEDVKEHGADTTYEQILDDIQALGLKGTEMGRKYPTDIAVLKQELDKRGIGLVSQWKSVLFSDPAYRDEELKAYRKHAEFLKEMGSTVISTAEVGGSLHFDPRRSPNEKEVLRLDEAGWQSLAEGLNLAGAIAQEYGLKLTYHHHGGTVVESPEEIDKLMELTDPSLVHLLFDTGHAYYGGADPLTVLRKHEKRIAYIHLKDIRQAVLDEARAEQVDFVTCIRKGVFTVPGDGCIDFAPIFEELLTQGYAGWAMLEGEQDPAAHNPYEYAKQALHYIESLIPPERR
- the iolC gene encoding 5-dehydro-2-deoxygluconokinase is translated as MTYVSFPQSKPLDFVAIGRLCIDLNANEINRPMEETMTFTKYVGGSPANITIGMARLGMKTAFIGKIANDQMGRFITDYLERNNIETTNVVTDHTGAVTGLAFTEIKSPTECSILMYRDNVADLLLTPAEVQESLIAEAKVLLISGTALAQSPSREAVFQALEYAKKHGAVIIFDLDYRPYTWTTPEETAVYYNLAAEKCDIILGTREEFDMMERFENNPEKNDRITAAKWFDYSAKIVIIKHGKEGSIAYTPDGVGHRAKSFPAKVIKTFGAGDSYAAGFIYGIMQGWTIEKSMEYGSAAACIVISSHSCSDAMPTTDQVNDYIERCNRGEITAS